One segment of Streptomyces sp. NA02950 DNA contains the following:
- a CDS encoding TetR family transcriptional regulator: MTTDEAGAAVVTPAPTGLRERKKRRTRSALVRTAFELFTRQGYDETTIDEIVEAVDVSQRTFFRYFANKEEVAFATQGAAEALCFDALCDRPADEAPLNALRNAVLDAWDRMGETLEELVPTELHLRMYRVIESTPALLAVHLRRTMELEERLAREIARREGLDIDEDPRPRLVVAMFGGAVRVTGKLWGEGDDTSQAALRDIAARQLDHVGPALAEHWSKND, from the coding sequence GTGACAACGGACGAGGCGGGAGCGGCGGTGGTGACGCCCGCGCCGACCGGACTGCGCGAGCGGAAGAAACGGCGCACCCGGAGCGCCCTGGTGCGCACCGCCTTCGAGCTGTTCACCCGTCAGGGGTACGACGAGACCACGATCGACGAGATCGTCGAGGCGGTGGACGTCTCCCAGCGCACCTTCTTCCGGTACTTCGCCAACAAGGAGGAGGTCGCCTTCGCCACCCAGGGGGCGGCGGAGGCGCTGTGCTTCGACGCGCTGTGCGACCGGCCCGCCGACGAGGCACCGCTGAACGCCCTGCGCAACGCCGTCCTGGACGCGTGGGACCGGATGGGCGAGACCCTCGAGGAGCTGGTGCCCACCGAACTCCATCTGCGGATGTACCGGGTGATCGAGTCGACCCCCGCCCTGCTCGCGGTGCATCTGCGCCGGACCATGGAGCTGGAGGAGCGGCTGGCCCGGGAGATCGCCCGCCGCGAGGGGCTGGACATCGACGAGGACCCGCGCCCGCGCCTGGTGGTGGCGATGTTCGGCGGGGCGGTCCGGGTCACCGGGAAGCTGTGGGGCGAGGGTGACGACACCAGCCAGGCGGCGCTGCGGGACATCGCCGCCCGCCAACTCGACCATGTGGGACCGGCACTCGCCGAACATTGGAGCAAAAACGATTAA
- a CDS encoding peroxiredoxin produces MAIEVGTKAPDFELKSQHGETVRLSDFRGEKNVVLLFYPFAFTGVCTGELCALRDELPTFVNDEVQLLAVSNDSPFSLRVFAEQEGLEYPLLSDFWPHGEASRAYGVFDEEKGCAVRGTFVIDKEGVVRWTVVNGLPDARDLNEYVKALETL; encoded by the coding sequence ATGGCGATAGAGGTCGGTACCAAGGCCCCCGACTTCGAGCTGAAGAGCCAGCACGGAGAGACGGTCAGGCTCTCCGACTTCCGGGGCGAGAAGAACGTCGTGCTCCTCTTCTACCCGTTCGCCTTCACCGGCGTGTGCACCGGCGAGCTGTGCGCCCTCCGCGACGAGCTGCCGACCTTCGTCAACGACGAGGTGCAGCTGCTCGCGGTCTCCAACGACTCGCCCTTCAGCCTGCGTGTCTTCGCCGAGCAGGAGGGGCTGGAGTACCCGCTGCTGTCGGACTTCTGGCCGCACGGCGAGGCCAGCCGCGCCTACGGCGTCTTCGACGAGGAGAAGGGCTGCGCGGTGCGCGGCACGTTCGTGATCGACAAGGAGGGCGTGGTGCGCTGGACCGTGGTCAACGGTCTGCCCGACGCCCGGGACCTCAACGAGTACGTGAAGGCCCTCGAGACGCTCTGA
- a CDS encoding protease inhibitor I42 family protein yields MTAPHRTLTLRPGERQELRLPTLSAAGYTWTWQLQGDAEAVEVVQGRPPAEELAGRPFGTSADTLFTLAGVRPGRARLHLAHRRVWERDKPPLEQRSYDITVQPTP; encoded by the coding sequence ATGACCGCCCCGCACAGGACCCTCACTCTCCGGCCCGGTGAACGGCAGGAGCTGCGGCTGCCGACGCTCAGCGCCGCCGGCTACACCTGGACCTGGCAACTACAGGGAGACGCGGAGGCCGTCGAGGTCGTCCAGGGGCGCCCGCCGGCCGAGGAACTGGCAGGCCGCCCCTTCGGCACCTCCGCCGACACCTTGTTCACCCTGGCGGGGGTGCGGCCCGGCCGGGCCCGTCTGCACCTGGCACACCGCCGGGTTTGGGAGCGGGACAAGCCTCCGCTGGAGCAACGTAGCTACGACATCACGGTCCAGCCCACCCCGTAG
- the aceE gene encoding pyruvate dehydrogenase (acetyl-transferring), homodimeric type: protein MASGSDRNPIIIGGLPSQVPDFDPEETQEWLDSLDAAVDERGRERARYLMLRLIERAREKRVAVPEMRSTDYVNTIATKDEPFFPGNEEIERKILNATRWNAAVMVSRAQRPGIGVGGHIATFASSASLYDVGFNHFFRGKDNDSGDQIFFQGHASPGIYARAFLLDRLTEAHLDGFRQEKSKAGHALSSYPHPRSMPDFWEFPTVSMGLGPLGAIYQARMNRYMESRGIADTSASHVWAFLGDGEMDEPESLGQLSLAAREGLDNLTFVVNCNLQRLDGPVRGNGKIIQELESQFRGAGWNVIKLVWDRSWDPLLAQDRTGLLVNKLNTTPDGQFQTYATETGAYIRDHFFGDDQRLRSMVEHMTDDQILHLGRGGHDHRKIYAAYAAAKAHKGQPTVILAQTVKGWTLGPNFEGRNATHQMKKLTVDDLKGFRDRLHLPIPDKELESGLPPYYHPGRDSEEIQYMHDRRKALGGYAPTRVVRAKPLALPGDKTYAAVKKGSGQQSIATTMAFVRLLKDLMRDKEIGKRFVPIAPDEYRTFGMDSLFPSAKIYNPLGQTYESVDRELLLAYKESPTGQMLHDGISEAGCTASLIAAGSAYATHGEPLIPVYVFYSMFGFQRTGDQFWQMADQLARGFVLGATAGRTTLTGEGLQHADGHSQLLASTNPAVVAYDPAFGFEIAHIVQDGLRRMYGENSEDVFYYLTVYNEPIQHPAEPENVDREGILKGLHRFKEGEKGAIPAQILASGVAVPWAVEAQRVLAEDWNVKADVWSATSWNELRRDAVEAEEHNLLHPEEEQRVPYVTRKLADAEGPKVAVSDWMRAVPDQIARWVPGTYQSLGADGFGFADTRGAARRFFHIDAESIVLGVLTELAKEGKIDRSALKQAIDRYQLLDVAAADPGPAGGDA, encoded by the coding sequence GTGGCTTCCGGATCCGATCGCAACCCGATCATCATTGGCGGCCTTCCCAGCCAGGTCCCGGACTTCGATCCCGAGGAAACCCAGGAGTGGCTCGACTCGCTCGACGCAGCCGTCGATGAGCGTGGCCGGGAACGTGCCCGCTACCTGATGCTTCGCCTGATCGAGCGCGCCCGCGAGAAGCGGGTGGCCGTGCCCGAGATGCGCAGCACGGACTACGTCAACACGATCGCCACCAAGGACGAGCCGTTCTTCCCCGGCAACGAGGAGATCGAGCGCAAGATCCTGAACGCGACCCGCTGGAACGCGGCGGTGATGGTCTCCCGGGCCCAGCGTCCGGGCATCGGGGTGGGTGGCCACATCGCCACCTTCGCCTCCTCCGCCTCGCTGTACGACGTGGGCTTCAACCACTTCTTCCGCGGCAAGGACAACGACAGCGGCGACCAGATCTTCTTCCAGGGCCATGCCTCCCCCGGCATCTACGCCCGGGCCTTTCTGCTGGACCGGCTGACCGAGGCGCACCTGGACGGATTCCGTCAGGAGAAGTCCAAGGCCGGCCACGCCCTGTCCAGCTATCCGCACCCGCGGTCGATGCCGGACTTCTGGGAGTTCCCGACCGTCTCCATGGGCCTGGGCCCGCTGGGCGCGATCTACCAGGCCCGGATGAACCGCTACATGGAGTCGCGCGGTATCGCCGACACCTCCGCCTCCCATGTGTGGGCGTTCCTCGGCGACGGCGAGATGGACGAGCCGGAGTCGCTCGGCCAGCTCTCCCTGGCCGCCCGTGAGGGCCTGGACAACCTGACCTTCGTGGTCAACTGCAACCTCCAGCGGCTCGACGGCCCGGTGCGCGGCAATGGCAAGATCATCCAGGAGCTGGAGTCGCAGTTCCGCGGGGCCGGCTGGAACGTGATCAAGCTGGTGTGGGACCGCAGCTGGGACCCGCTGCTCGCCCAGGACCGCACCGGTCTGCTGGTCAACAAGCTCAACACCACGCCGGACGGTCAGTTCCAGACGTACGCGACCGAGACCGGCGCCTACATCCGCGACCACTTCTTCGGTGACGACCAGCGGCTGCGCTCCATGGTCGAGCACATGACCGACGACCAGATCCTGCACCTGGGCCGCGGCGGTCACGACCACCGGAAGATCTACGCGGCCTACGCGGCGGCCAAGGCCCACAAGGGCCAGCCGACCGTGATCCTGGCCCAGACGGTCAAGGGCTGGACGCTCGGCCCGAACTTCGAGGGCCGCAACGCGACCCACCAGATGAAGAAGCTGACCGTCGACGACCTCAAGGGCTTCCGCGACCGGCTGCACCTGCCGATCCCGGACAAGGAGCTGGAGTCCGGTCTGCCGCCGTACTACCACCCGGGCCGGGACTCCGAGGAGATCCAGTACATGCACGACCGCCGCAAGGCGCTGGGCGGCTACGCGCCGACCCGTGTCGTGCGCGCGAAGCCGCTGGCGCTGCCGGGCGACAAGACCTACGCGGCGGTGAAGAAGGGCTCCGGCCAGCAGTCGATCGCCACCACCATGGCGTTCGTCCGGCTGCTGAAGGACCTGATGCGGGACAAGGAGATCGGCAAGCGCTTTGTACCGATCGCGCCGGACGAGTACCGCACCTTCGGCATGGACTCGCTCTTCCCCTCGGCGAAGATCTACAACCCGCTGGGCCAGACCTACGAGTCGGTCGACCGTGAACTGCTGCTGGCGTACAAGGAGTCCCCGACCGGGCAGATGCTGCACGACGGCATCTCCGAGGCGGGGTGTACGGCCTCGCTGATCGCGGCGGGCTCGGCCTACGCCACCCACGGCGAGCCGCTGATCCCGGTCTACGTCTTCTACTCGATGTTCGGCTTCCAGCGCACGGGCGACCAGTTCTGGCAGATGGCCGACCAGCTCGCGCGCGGCTTCGTCCTGGGCGCGACCGCCGGTCGTACGACCCTGACCGGTGAGGGTCTCCAGCACGCCGACGGCCACTCCCAGCTGCTGGCCTCGACCAACCCCGCGGTCGTCGCGTACGACCCGGCGTTCGGCTTCGAGATCGCCCACATCGTGCAGGACGGTCTGCGCCGGATGTACGGCGAGAACAGTGAGGACGTCTTCTACTACCTCACCGTCTACAACGAGCCCATCCAGCATCCGGCCGAGCCGGAGAACGTGGACCGCGAGGGCATCCTCAAGGGACTCCACCGCTTCAAGGAGGGCGAGAAGGGCGCGATCCCGGCGCAGATCCTCGCCTCCGGTGTCGCGGTGCCGTGGGCGGTCGAGGCCCAGCGCGTGCTCGCCGAGGACTGGAACGTGAAGGCCGATGTCTGGTCGGCGACCTCCTGGAACGAGCTGCGCCGTGACGCGGTCGAGGCCGAGGAGCACAATCTGCTCCACCCGGAGGAGGAGCAGCGCGTTCCGTACGTCACCCGGAAGCTGGCGGACGCGGAGGGCCCGAAGGTGGCCGTCTCCGACTGGATGCGTGCCGTTCCGGACCAGATCGCGCGATGGGTGCCGGGCACCTACCAGTCGCTGGGCGCCGATGGCTTCGGCTTCGCCGACACCCGGGGAGCGGCGCGCCGCTTCTTCCACATCGACGCGGAGTCGATCGTGCTCGGGGTGCTGACGGAGCTGGCCAAGGAGGGCAAGATCGACCGCTCGGCGCTGAAGCAGGCGATCGACCGCTACCAGCTGCTGGACGTGGCCGCGGCCGACCCGGGCCCGGCGGGCGGCGACGCGTAG
- a CDS encoding DUF1304 domain-containing protein has product METTAHVLVGLVAALHAYILVLEMFLWEKKPGRELSGFDAALARATAPLAANQGLYNGFLAAGLVWGLAAGDPTGLRVQVFFLACVLVAGLYGGLTTNRRILVAQALPGGLALAAVLLAR; this is encoded by the coding sequence ATGGAGACGACCGCGCATGTGCTGGTTGGCCTGGTGGCCGCCCTGCACGCGTACATCCTGGTACTGGAGATGTTCCTGTGGGAGAAGAAGCCGGGCCGTGAGCTCTCCGGCTTCGATGCGGCCCTGGCCCGCGCCACCGCCCCGCTGGCCGCCAACCAGGGCCTCTACAACGGATTCCTGGCGGCCGGGCTGGTCTGGGGCCTGGCCGCCGGGGACCCGACCGGGCTCCGGGTCCAGGTCTTCTTCCTCGCCTGCGTGCTCGTCGCCGGGCTGTACGGCGGCCTCACCACGAACCGGCGCATCCTCGTCGCGCAGGCGCTGCCCGGGGGGCTGGCGCTCGCCGCCGTCCTGCTGGCCCGGTGA
- a CDS encoding C1 family peptidase has protein sequence MVTYGEIRTALHRGEARWNVNEGAGDEAQVPVYALGVPSDEHLVPAAEAPPVDLAALLRQNPTTNQMLAARRAALGLPSGPLAVDQNLIARAAPQNGVDEAGFSAQVDWRNRWGTNWVTQVRDQNPCGSCVAFGTTAVVESRVRIEHAVWTVRSEGDTHDGQGLRCADGSWPNTYFDWIKGHGIADPACWPYHTDNAPYRPTADRSGRTVKMDGYTQLGSTDDQKRWLDTVGPISCCIEVPDDFFAYRTGVYHKTVSHIAGLHCVAIVGYSDPDRCWIAKNSWGRAWGDGGYVRIGYGEIRIDEFAKYGVLSTNPDPWTKRRLHNGNLYESGNGATHRNFEMLATAEGRRIRHWWRDNTATGFPWAQASEFGLDAACCPTLTSTTFNRNFESVHLTDAGRLHHWWLDQNSGKWNDGGIFGPANAAGVPGFIQSNYGAPGNFEVVVRLGTGVLQHWWRDGGGWHAGPTFGSHVAFSGASLVQSTYGTQGNFELVCTLGTGQMQHWWRDNDHGMVWRPGPLFGSGIAGPPVMIQGQYGMATENGTGNFELCVAAGGRVQHWWRNNSADMSWHCSAVFGHDIAAVTGLVEGSFGFNLEIVVLRTDRRLQHYWRDGAGWHEGPVIGQA, from the coding sequence ATGGTCACATACGGAGAAATCCGCACGGCACTGCACCGCGGCGAGGCGCGCTGGAACGTCAACGAAGGGGCGGGCGACGAGGCGCAGGTGCCGGTGTACGCGCTGGGCGTTCCGAGCGACGAGCACCTGGTGCCGGCCGCCGAAGCGCCGCCGGTCGACCTGGCCGCACTGCTGCGGCAGAATCCGACAACCAACCAGATGCTGGCCGCCCGTCGGGCGGCACTCGGGCTGCCCAGCGGGCCACTCGCCGTCGACCAGAACCTCATTGCCCGTGCCGCGCCGCAGAACGGCGTCGACGAGGCGGGGTTCAGCGCCCAAGTGGACTGGCGCAACCGCTGGGGAACCAACTGGGTCACCCAGGTCAGGGACCAGAACCCGTGCGGGTCCTGCGTGGCGTTCGGAACCACCGCGGTGGTCGAGAGCCGGGTGCGGATAGAGCACGCCGTATGGACCGTGCGCTCCGAGGGCGACACCCATGACGGCCAGGGCCTGCGGTGCGCGGACGGTTCCTGGCCGAACACCTATTTCGACTGGATCAAGGGACACGGGATCGCCGACCCGGCCTGCTGGCCTTACCACACGGACAACGCCCCGTACCGGCCGACAGCGGATCGCTCGGGACGGACGGTGAAGATGGACGGATATACCCAGTTGGGGTCGACCGACGACCAGAAGCGCTGGCTGGACACGGTCGGTCCGATCAGCTGCTGCATCGAGGTGCCCGACGACTTCTTCGCCTACCGCACCGGCGTCTACCACAAGACGGTGTCGCACATCGCGGGCCTGCACTGCGTCGCGATCGTCGGCTACAGCGACCCTGACCGGTGTTGGATCGCCAAGAACTCCTGGGGGCGTGCCTGGGGCGACGGAGGCTACGTCCGCATCGGCTACGGGGAGATCCGCATCGACGAGTTCGCCAAATACGGCGTGCTGTCCACCAACCCCGACCCGTGGACCAAGCGCCGCCTGCACAACGGCAACCTCTACGAGAGCGGAAACGGTGCCACCCACCGCAACTTCGAAATGCTGGCCACCGCCGAAGGCCGGCGCATCCGGCACTGGTGGCGGGACAACACGGCAACGGGCTTCCCGTGGGCGCAGGCATCCGAGTTCGGCCTGGACGCCGCGTGCTGCCCGACACTCACCAGCACTACCTTCAACCGCAACTTCGAGTCGGTGCACCTCACGGACGCGGGTCGGCTGCACCATTGGTGGCTGGACCAGAACAGCGGCAAGTGGAACGACGGCGGCATCTTCGGCCCGGCCAACGCAGCGGGTGTGCCCGGATTCATCCAGTCCAACTACGGCGCGCCCGGCAACTTCGAGGTCGTGGTGCGGCTGGGCACCGGCGTGCTCCAGCACTGGTGGCGCGACGGCGGCGGCTGGCACGCGGGGCCGACGTTCGGCTCCCATGTCGCCTTCAGCGGCGCCTCACTGGTGCAGAGCACCTACGGCACCCAGGGAAACTTCGAGCTGGTGTGCACCCTGGGCACCGGCCAGATGCAGCACTGGTGGCGGGACAACGACCACGGCATGGTGTGGCGGCCGGGACCGCTCTTCGGCTCCGGGATCGCCGGCCCGCCCGTGATGATCCAGGGCCAGTACGGCATGGCCACCGAGAACGGGACCGGAAACTTCGAGCTGTGCGTGGCCGCCGGCGGCCGCGTACAACACTGGTGGCGCAATAACTCGGCCGACATGAGCTGGCACTGCAGCGCCGTCTTCGGCCACGATATAGCCGCGGTCACCGGACTGGTCGAAGGCAGTTTCGGCTTCAACCTGGAGATCGTCGTGCTCCGCACCGACCGCCGCTTGCAGCACTACTGGCGCGACGGCGCCGGCTGGCACGAGGGCCCGGTCATCGGCCAGGCCTGA
- a CDS encoding alpha/beta hydrolase — protein sequence MTSFSELSSPSPGSTAWRALLALAVVFVLLATTGWTAVRAQRGDRDPLAASVDAWRHASLDGHRLPDPYSSPRRLSRWFDTLSKAETSRLVRRYPLVVGNLNGAPVGLRYRANRVALIQARAVERERMHDNRLTPLGRNDATRRMHRYQDLLGPGRQILSFDPSGQGRAAEVFGDLAHAGRVSVVVPGVDTNILTFQKSDKPYAATVGMARALYRNERTNAPETRTAVIAWADYTTPAGIGMDAATGKLAAQGALRLRALVNALPAPSRVSLMCHSYGSVVCGVAARDLPPSVTDIAVAGSPGMRADHASDLGTSARVWAMRDSGDWIQDIPHLEVGGLGHGADPVSSGFGARRLSADGADGHAGYFEPGTTSLDNLARVGVGAVQSVSCADGDECTAGLT from the coding sequence GTGACTTCCTTCTCGGAGCTCAGCTCCCCCTCTCCCGGTTCCACCGCCTGGCGCGCGCTGCTCGCCCTGGCGGTGGTGTTCGTCCTGCTCGCCACCACCGGCTGGACGGCCGTACGGGCCCAGAGAGGGGACCGGGACCCGCTCGCCGCGTCGGTCGACGCCTGGCGCCACGCGTCCCTGGACGGTCACCGGCTGCCCGACCCGTACTCCTCGCCACGGCGGCTGAGCCGCTGGTTCGACACGCTGAGCAAGGCCGAGACCAGCCGCCTCGTACGCCGCTATCCGCTCGTCGTCGGCAATCTCAACGGCGCGCCGGTGGGGCTGCGCTACCGCGCCAACCGGGTCGCCCTGATCCAGGCCCGGGCCGTGGAGCGCGAGCGGATGCACGACAACAGGCTCACCCCGCTCGGCCGCAACGACGCCACCCGCCGGATGCACCGCTACCAGGATCTGCTCGGCCCCGGCCGCCAGATCCTCTCCTTCGACCCCTCGGGCCAGGGCCGGGCCGCCGAGGTCTTCGGCGACCTCGCGCACGCGGGCCGGGTCTCGGTCGTGGTGCCGGGGGTGGACACCAACATCCTGACCTTCCAGAAGAGTGACAAGCCGTACGCCGCCACGGTCGGCATGGCCCGCGCCCTCTACCGAAACGAGCGGACCAACGCCCCGGAGACCCGTACCGCCGTCATCGCCTGGGCCGACTACACCACCCCGGCGGGCATCGGCATGGACGCCGCCACCGGCAAACTTGCCGCCCAGGGCGCACTGCGGCTGCGAGCCCTGGTCAACGCGCTGCCCGCGCCCTCCCGGGTCTCGCTGATGTGCCACAGCTACGGCTCGGTGGTGTGCGGTGTCGCCGCCCGTGACCTGCCGCCCAGCGTCACCGACATCGCGGTGGCCGGAAGTCCCGGAATGCGCGCCGACCACGCCTCCGACCTGGGCACCAGCGCCCGGGTCTGGGCGATGCGCGACTCCGGGGACTGGATCCAGGACATCCCGCACCTGGAGGTCGGCGGGCTCGGCCACGGCGCCGACCCGGTCTCCTCCGGCTTCGGCGCCCGCAGGCTGTCCGCCGACGGCGCGGACGGCCACGCCGGGTACTTCGAGCCCGGTACGACCAGCCTGGACAACCTGGCGCGGGTGGGCGTCGGCGCGGTCCAGTCCGTGAGCTGCGCGGACGGTGACGAATGCACCGCCGGGCTGACCTGA
- a CDS encoding MFS transporter, translated as MTSSTTAAGTAAEPPPISDPRKGLRGHPWLTLLTVAFGVAMVALDSTIVAIANPAIAQDLGASLADAQWITNGYLLALAVALITAGKLGDRFGHRQTFLIGVVGFALSSTAIGFSSTVPLVVSFRVLQGLFGALLMPAALGLLRATFPAEKLNMAIGVWGMVIGASTAGGPIVGGLLVEHVNWQSVFFINLPVGLLALALGLFILVDHRAEKAPKSFDIPGILLLSGGMFCLIWAVIKSSEWSWGDPATLLFLGLAAVCFVVFAFWETRTPEPLIPLGMFRSVPLSAGTVLMVLMAFGFMGGLFFVTFYLQNVHGMSPVKSGLHLLPLTAMMIVSSPLAGAVITKVGPRVPLVVAMSLTAVALFGASTMDVDASTTEMSLWFGLLGLGLAPVMVGATEVIVGNAPIELSGVAGGLQQASMQVGGSIGTAVLGAVMAAEVDDELPGKWAGAKLPPVSGEQMSKASEAVEVGRAPIAKGTPPELAGKITGVAHDTFVSGMSLAFVVAGVVAVIAAVVAAFTKRGANAEAGAGAGHI; from the coding sequence ATGACGTCTTCGACCACCGCCGCCGGTACGGCGGCGGAACCTCCGCCCATATCCGACCCCCGCAAGGGGCTGCGGGGTCATCCCTGGCTGACGCTGCTGACCGTCGCCTTCGGGGTGGCCATGGTCGCCCTCGACAGCACCATCGTCGCCATCGCCAACCCCGCCATCGCCCAGGACCTCGGCGCCTCGCTCGCCGACGCCCAGTGGATCACCAACGGCTATCTGCTCGCCCTGGCCGTCGCGCTGATCACGGCGGGCAAGCTGGGTGACCGCTTCGGCCACCGGCAGACCTTCCTCATCGGTGTTGTCGGCTTCGCGCTCTCCTCCACGGCCATCGGTTTCTCCTCGACCGTTCCGCTCGTGGTGTCCTTCCGGGTGCTCCAGGGCCTGTTCGGCGCGCTGCTGATGCCCGCGGCGCTCGGCCTGCTGCGCGCCACCTTCCCCGCCGAGAAGCTCAATATGGCGATCGGCGTCTGGGGCATGGTCATCGGCGCCTCGACCGCGGGCGGACCGATCGTCGGCGGGCTGCTGGTCGAGCACGTCAACTGGCAGTCGGTCTTCTTCATCAATCTGCCGGTGGGTCTGCTCGCCCTGGCCCTCGGCCTGTTCATCCTGGTCGACCACCGCGCCGAGAAGGCCCCGAAGTCCTTCGACATCCCCGGCATCCTGCTGCTGTCCGGCGGGATGTTCTGCCTCATCTGGGCGGTCATCAAGTCCTCGGAGTGGAGCTGGGGCGACCCCGCGACGCTGCTCTTCCTGGGCCTCGCGGCGGTCTGCTTCGTGGTGTTCGCCTTCTGGGAGACCCGCACTCCCGAACCGCTGATCCCGCTCGGCATGTTCCGCTCCGTCCCGCTGTCGGCCGGGACCGTGCTGATGGTGCTGATGGCGTTCGGCTTCATGGGCGGACTCTTCTTCGTCACCTTCTACCTCCAGAACGTGCACGGGATGAGCCCGGTCAAGAGCGGGCTCCACCTACTGCCGCTGACCGCGATGATGATCGTGTCCTCGCCGCTGGCGGGCGCCGTCATCACCAAGGTCGGACCGCGGGTTCCGCTGGTGGTCGCCATGTCGCTGACCGCGGTCGCGCTGTTCGGCGCCTCCACGATGGACGTGGACGCCTCCACCACGGAGATGTCCCTGTGGTTCGGTCTGCTCGGCCTCGGCCTCGCCCCGGTGATGGTCGGTGCCACCGAGGTCATCGTCGGCAACGCGCCGATCGAGCTGTCCGGTGTCGCCGGAGGTCTCCAGCAGGCGTCCATGCAGGTCGGCGGCAGCATCGGGACGGCCGTCCTGGGTGCGGTGATGGCCGCCGAGGTGGACGACGAACTGCCCGGCAAATGGGCCGGCGCCAAGCTGCCGCCGGTCTCGGGCGAGCAGATGTCCAAGGCGTCCGAGGCGGTCGAGGTCGGCCGGGCGCCGATCGCCAAGGGCACTCCGCCGGAGCTCGCGGGGAAGATCACCGGCGTCGCACATGACACCTTCGTGTCGGGGATGAGCCTCGCGTTCGTGGTCGCCGGGGTGGTCGCGGTGATCGCCGCCGTGGTCGCGGCCTTCACCAAGCGCGGGGCGAACGCGGAGGCGGGCGCCGGGGCGGGACATATCTGA
- a CDS encoding peptidase inhibitor family I36 protein: protein MRPTRPTRAIVTTTVTAALSALALALTAATAAPVHAAPPPRLGDCDAGQLCLWHGTGFTGPRQVHELAGTDIESCVALPSGGWAASLANRTGRPVTAYQSAECAETGEFRTYPTGTWAPETAYRVRAFKIWER, encoded by the coding sequence ATGCGCCCAACGCGCCCGACGCGCGCCATCGTCACCACGACCGTCACCGCGGCCCTCTCCGCGCTCGCCCTGGCCCTCACGGCGGCCACGGCGGCACCGGTCCACGCCGCACCGCCACCACGGCTCGGCGACTGTGACGCCGGACAGCTGTGTCTGTGGCACGGAACCGGCTTCACCGGACCGCGCCAGGTCCATGAACTGGCCGGCACCGACATCGAGAGCTGTGTCGCCCTGCCGTCCGGCGGCTGGGCCGCCTCGCTGGCCAACCGCACCGGGCGGCCGGTCACCGCGTACCAGAGCGCGGAGTGCGCCGAGACCGGTGAGTTCCGTACCTATCCCACCGGCACCTGGGCCCCGGAAACCGCTTACCGGGTACGGGCCTTCAAGATCTGGGAGCGCTGA
- a CDS encoding DUF3052 domain-containing protein yields MSATADHAEERTNLAARLGFQPEQVVQEIGYDDDVDQELREVIEEITGQELVDEEYDDVADAVVLWFREDDGDLTDALVDAIQMIDDGAPVWLLTPKTGRDGYVEPSDINEAATTAGLSQTKSFNAGKDWTGSRLVTPKAARTSKR; encoded by the coding sequence GTGAGCGCGACCGCGGACCACGCGGAGGAGCGGACCAACCTGGCCGCGAGGCTGGGTTTCCAGCCCGAGCAGGTGGTCCAGGAGATCGGCTACGACGACGATGTCGACCAGGAGCTCCGCGAGGTCATCGAGGAGATCACCGGCCAGGAGCTCGTCGACGAGGAGTACGACGACGTGGCCGACGCCGTGGTGCTGTGGTTCCGAGAGGACGACGGTGATCTGACGGACGCGCTGGTGGACGCCATCCAGATGATCGACGACGGCGCCCCGGTGTGGCTGCTGACGCCCAAGACCGGCCGTGACGGCTATGTCGAGCCGAGCGACATCAACGAGGCCGCGACCACCGCCGGCCTGTCCCAGACCAAGAGCTTCAACGCGGGCAAGGACTGGACCGGCAGCCGCCTGGTCACCCCGAAGGCCGCCCGCACCAGCAAGCGCTGA
- a CDS encoding TetR/AcrR family transcriptional regulator, producing MQADPRTARTRAKLRQALLEECGLRPLAAVSVAALVRRAGVGRATFYLHYTDLEALAVDACADIVRDAVDALHAWRGTPDPATPPPALRTFFDQLTPHAGLYRELLRPGGGGPLGLVLHQDLRARSHTERTLAGAPEPELVASAVAATFAGVLADWLHGLIRATPAQIAQRVWCLLVTLHRAPLP from the coding sequence GTGCAGGCCGACCCCCGCACCGCCCGGACCCGGGCCAAGCTGCGCCAGGCCCTGCTGGAGGAGTGCGGCCTGCGCCCGCTGGCCGCGGTCAGCGTCGCCGCCCTGGTACGCCGGGCCGGGGTCGGCCGCGCCACCTTCTACCTCCACTACACCGACCTGGAGGCGCTCGCCGTCGACGCCTGCGCGGATATCGTCCGCGATGCGGTGGACGCCCTGCACGCCTGGCGCGGCACCCCCGACCCCGCCACCCCGCCGCCCGCCCTGCGCACCTTCTTCGACCAGCTCACCCCGCACGCCGGCCTCTACCGGGAACTCCTGCGCCCGGGCGGCGGCGGCCCGCTCGGCCTGGTACTCCACCAGGATCTGCGCGCCCGCAGCCACACCGAACGCACGCTGGCCGGCGCGCCGGAGCCGGAACTGGTGGCCTCGGCCGTGGCCGCGACCTTCGCCGGGGTGCTCGCCGACTGGCTGCACGGCCTCATCCGGGCCACTCCCGCCCAGATCGCGCAGCGGGTCTGGTGCCTGCTCGTCACCCTGCACCGCGCCCCGCTGCCCTGA